Genomic segment of Aliarcobacter trophiarum LMG 25534:
ATTTTTTCACCTTTTACACTTTTTGTTTTTCTTACACTAACTTTATCCCAAATTGCTGCAATTTCTCCTTTTGGATTTATTATAAAAGTTGTTCTTATAACTCCCATAAACTCTCTTCCCATAAATTTTTTAAGTTGCCAAACTCCATAATCTTGGCACATTTGTTTATTTTCATCTGATAAAAGAGTAATTCCTAAATCATATTTTTCTATAAATTTTCTATGTTTTTCACTATTATCTGGGCTTACACCAATAATTGTTGCTTTTAAATTATCAAATTTATATAAGTTTGCTGTAAAATCACATGCTTGTGTTGTACACCCTGGTGTCATATCTTTTGGATAAAAATATAAAACTATCCAATTTCCAACAATATCTCTTAGACAAATCTCTGTTTCATCTTGATTAAAAGCACAAAAACTAGGTGCCATATCGCCAATTTTTAACATATTTCTCCTTTAAATCTTTTACTATTTGATTGCTATAAAAGTTGCAAAATTTACCCATCTAAAAAGAGTTTCACAATGTTTAAATCCAGCATCTTTTATCATTTTTTTGTTTTCCTCTTCAGTATAAGGAATAAGTACATTTTCCAAAGCCTCTCTTTTTTGAGCTATCTCAAATTCGCTATAACCTTGAGCTTTTTTAAAACTATAATACTCATCTATAAACTGCTTATTCAAAAAGCTATCTTGAGAAACTAGCTTTTCACTAAAGATAAAAACTCCACCAACTTCTAAACTATCATAAATCTTTTTTACTAGTTTTTCCCTATTTATAGGTCTAATAAACTGTAGAGTGTAGTTTGAAAAAACAACACTTGCATTTTTTAATTCAACATTAAAAATATCATCATTTAAAAGCTTTATATTAACACCAAAAGCATTTGCTTTTTTACTTGCGTGATCTAGCATTGCATTTGAGTTATCTATTCCTACTAAATTTAGCTTAAAACTACTATTTTTACTAAGCTCAATTAATGTTGAAGCTGTAGAACAACCTAAATCATAAACATATGAATTATCTTTCAAAAAATTATTTGCAAAAGATATTGAGAGCTTTTGCATCTGTTTATAAAAAGGAACAGACCTCTCTAGCATATCGTCAAATACACTAGCAACCTCTTCATCAAACTCAAACTGTTTTGAAATTGTTTTATTAAATACTTTATCAATCATTCTAATATTCTATCTAAAAATTAATAAAAATATTTTTGTGCAATATCTATATCTTTTAAAATCTCATTTTTCAGTTCAATAAAGCTATCAAATTTTCTATTTTCTCTTATTTGTTTTAAAAACTTTATCTCTATATTCTTATCTTTTACACTTAAGTTATTTTGATTTAAAATATGAGTTTCAACTGCAAAATTCCCATCTGTCGAGCTTCTATGTCCTAAGAAGCTTACAGAGTTGTATTCAATATTATCTACAATAGTTGTTGTGATATAAACTCCACTTTGTGGCAATAAAAACTCATTTACATTTAGATTTATAGTTGCTACAAACTCTTTTTTTCCTAAGCCTTGACCAACTATATGTTTTCCAGAAATTTTATACTCTTTACCTAAAAAACTATTTGCTTTTTCTATATCGCCATTTAGTAAAAAATCTCTTATATATCGTGAGTGAACTGGAAAATCATTTAGTTTTATTTCAGGTATTACAACTACCTCTCCTTCAAATATTTTTTTTAAATCATCTGTTTTGTAAGCTCTATTTTTTCCAAAACAAAAATCAAAACCAACAACAATTTTATTTAAGTTTTTAAAATCATTTTTGAGCATAGTTATAAACTCAAATCCTTCTAAACTTTTTATATCATTTAAATCATAATAAAATATTGGATATTTTGTATACTCTTGTCTATAACTCTTTGGAGTGAGTGAAGCATAGCCAGTTTCTATACTTATAATTGCACCATTTTTACACAAATTTTTAAATAACTCTTGATGAGCTATATGCATACCATCAAATCCACCAATTGCTATTGAGTTTATACTATTTTTATCTACAAAAGTAGAAGAACTCTTCTTCATTTCCATCTTTTCCTATAAGTTTACTAACACTATTAAATTTTAGTTTCCAGCCCAAAGAAAAAGCTTTTGATTTAAAATTGTCTTTTGCTTTTTCTATTGCTATTTTATCTTTTACAACACCTTTTTTATCTCTTTTTATAAGAGTTCCAACTTCAAATTGTGGTTTAAAAAGTATTATTATCTCTTTAAAATCTAAAGAGTTTATCTCTTCAATAATATTTAAAATAGAGATAAAAGAGACATCACAAGTTACAATATCAAAAGAGATATCACTTTTGAAATCTCTAATATCGCAGTTCTCAAAAAAATTAATTCGTTTATCATGTTTTACTCTTTCGTGTAGTTGATTACTTCCAACATCAACACAAATTACTTTTTTAATACCATTTTCTAGCAAGATTTGTGTAAATCCTCCTGTACTACTTCCAATGTCAAGAGCTGTTTTATCTTTTAAATCAATTTTTTGCTCTTGCAAAAAATATTTTAGTTTATATGCAGCTCTTGAAACATAAAAATCTTCTTCAAGTAACTCAATAATCATATTTTCATCGACTAAAAATGAGGCTTTTGATACAACTTTGCCATTAATATTTACTTTATTTGCTTTTATAAGTTCAAGTGCTTTATTTCTACTTTGAATATCAAAGTTTTTTGTCAGGTATAAATCTAATCTCATCTAATAATATCTTAAACAGTCTCTTTTTTAAATTTATCTACTAATCTTAACTCTTCATCTGTTGATGCTTTATTCAAACTACTGTTTTGATTTTCTTGGGAAGTCATTAAATTATTTAAATCATTATTCTCTAAATTTACAGTTTTCCCTGTTGCTTCATATATAGCTTGTTGTAAATCAGCTTTTTTATTTGCTAAATCCTCTTCTATACTTTGTGCAGTATAACCACTTTCCGCTCTTTTATTTTGAATCTCTTCTAATTTCTTTTTGATTAATTCTATTTCATCTTTTGTAAAACCTGTTTTAGAAATAGATTCAATATCTTCTAAAATAGACTCTCTTTTTTTATTTTCAGTTTTCTCTTTATCTCTATTTTCCATAAATATATCAAATCGATCTTTATTTTGCTTAACATCTGTAGAAATATCGTAAAGGTCTGAACTTAATATACTATTTGAATTATTTGAAATTTGCATAAAATACCTTTATAAAATTTTGAAAAATTATAACAACATTAGCTTAAATCTTATATTTTAAAACTTTAGATATTTCGAAAGTTAAGATTTATATCAAATATTATAAAATCCACAAATGAAATTTGTACAAAAAGAGTTTAGTGCAATACTAGATGAAAAAAAATCTAAATTTATAGCTTTTTTACTTCCTTACAGTGATTTTGAAAAAACAATGCAAAAATTAAGGCAAGAACATCCAAAAGCAGTGCATTTTGTTTATGCTTATAGATATTTAAATGAGTTTTCCCAAATTGTTGAAAATAGTAGTGATGATGGAGAGCCAAGAGGAACAAGTGGAAAACCAACTTTAACAGTTTTAAGTGGAGCAAATATTATAAATAGTGCGGCAATAATAGTACGATATTTTGGAGGAATAAAACTTGGAACTGGTGGATTAGTAAGAGCATATAGTAGCTCTTTAAATGAAGCTATAAAAATTGCAGAATTTTTTGAGTATAAAAACTTAGAAAATCATATTTTGGAGTGTGAATATAGTTTCTTAGGTCAACTTGAGTATATTTTGAATCAAAATGGTATAAAAATAATAGATAAAGAGTTTCAAAATAGTGTAGAAATAACAATTGCTCTTACAAAAGATGAATTTGAAATTTTAAAATCTTTACTTCCACGAGAAATTAAGATAATATAAAAAAACTTATCAAATTATTTCTAAGGGCTTCTAATGAAATGGTTTTTAAATATCTTTTTCCTTTTTATTCTTACTATACAGGGCTTCTCAAATGATTATATAGATGTAAATTTTACAAATCTAAAACTAGATGAATTTGTAAATATTGTGTCAAAAGTAAGTAATAAAAATATTCTTGTAAGTGAGCCTTTGGATATAAATTTAAACTTTGTATCAAATAAAAAAGTAAAAAAAGATGAACTTCTTACTATCTTAAAAACTATTTTAGAAGAACACAACTATATTTTAGAACAAAAAGGTGATTTTTTAAAAATTGGTAAAAAATTACCACCAAAAAAAGAAAATTCTATATCAAAAGTGTATGAGTTAAAAAATATTGAAGTAGAGAATATAGTAAAAATTTTGGAAAGTATTATTGAAAGAAATAGTTATGAAGAGGGATTAAAACCAAATATTAGCTTTATTCAAGAGACAAATAGTATTGTTTTAACTGGGCAAAAAGATATTTTAGAACCATTTTTTGAACTTTTAAAAGAGATTGATAAACAAAAAGAGCAGGTTTATATACAAGCAAAAATTATAGAGGTAAAGAATGAGCTTGTAAATAAAATAGGTTTATCTTATGGAATATTAAAAGCAGATAGCTCAAGTGATGGAATTATGGCAATATCTACTAGTTTAAATGGTGGTTCAAAAAGTCTTGAAGATGCTGCAACACTTTTAGGAATAGATGTAAAAAAACTAAATCTTAAATCAGGACTTGCCTTAGGAGCTAGTTTAAATCTTTTAAAACAGCAAGGGGCTTTAGATATTGTCTCTGAGCCATCTATTTTGGCTATAAACAATAAAGAGAGCTTTATTTATGTTGGAGAAAAAATATCTATGCAAACTTCAAGTAGTGTCACAGATGGTGGAACTCAAAGAACGAACTATGAAAGAGAAGATATTGGATTAACTTTAAAAGTTAAACCTAGAGTCTCAAGTAATACAAAACTTACTTTAGAGATAAATACGCTTTTGGAAAATTTAAAAGTGAGGTCAGTTGGAGTTAGTAATCCTGATACTCTTAAAAAAGAGATAAATACAACTGCAATTTTAAGTAATGGAGAGAGTGTTATAATTGGTGGATTAATAGAGAATAAAAATGAGATAGTAGAAGAAAAAGTTCCAGTATTAGGAGATGTTCCTATTTTTGGCAGACTCTTTAGAAATGAGTCAAATCTTAATAAAAAGAATAATTTAGTAATAATCGTAACACCATATATTATTCAGAAAAATCAAGATATCACATATATAAGAGATAAATTAACAAAGTTAAAAGAATTAGAAGAACGATATTTAGAAGAGAGTTTGAGTGATTTAAATGTTGAATTAAAAACTAAAGATAAGAAAGAGCTAGAAGATGCTCAAACTTTACAGGAAAAAAGATTTAAAGAGTTTTTTCAACAACAGTGATTTTTAGCAAATTTAGGTAAAATTGGCAAAAAATTAAGGAAAAGCTATAAAAAAGTTTAAAAAAGTTCACATAGAACTAACAAATATTTGTAATTTAGAATGTTCATTTTGTCCACCAAAACTATTTGCAAATAAAGTTATGAGCTTAGAGCTTTTTGATAGATTAAATAGTGAAGTAAAAGAGCTTACAAATGAGTTAGCTTATCATGTTGTTGGTGACCCTTTAGTTTTGGGAAATTTAAATGAGTATTTAAATATTAGTCAAAAGCACAACTTAAAAGTAAATATTACAACAACTGCAAATAATATCTCAAAAAGACACTATAAAGCTTTGATGAATCCTATAATAAAGCAGATAAACTTCTCTATAAATTCATATAATGCAAATTCACATAAAAAGAGTTTTGATGAATATATAGAGCCAATTTTAGAGTTTATAAAATTTTCAAAAGAGAATAATCATAACTATTTTATCAATTTTCGTATTTGGAATTTAGATGATACAAAAAGTGCCTATGATTTTAACTCAAAAGTTTTTGATAAATTAAATAGCTTTTTTAATAGTAGTTTAGATATTGATGATATTTATAAAACAAAGCCAAAAAACTTAAGAGTTGATAGAAAAATCTTTATAAATTTTGATGACTATTTTGCATGGCCAAACATAAATAATGAGCATATAAGTTCTTGTGGTTTTTGTTATGGTTTAAACTCCCATTTTGGGATTTTGGCAAACGGAAGTGTAGTTCCTTGTTGTTTAGATTTAGATGCAAAGATTAATCTAGGAAATGTAGAAAAAAATACTTTAAAAGAGATTTTAGATACTCCAAGAGCAAAGGCTATGATAGAAGGATTTAGGAAAAATATTTTAGTCGAAGAGCTTTGTCAAAAGTGTGGATACAGAACTAGGTTTGATAAACTTTAAAAATATAAACTTCTATTCATTGTTCTTTAGCTAAAATGAAAGCTATTTTAAAAATGGATAAAATATGAATGAAATTGAGATTTTAAAAAGAAGCTTTGAGGATTTTTTTACAGGTTCAATATTGAAATTAGCCTTTATTCCCCTAGTTGTAGCTTTGATTATATTATATATTATGTTTTTTGGAGTTGTTGGTTTTGGTTATGAAAGCTTACAGCTTTTGGCGAATAGTGCACAAAGTGGTGGAGAAGTGCTAATTGATGAAACAGCACCCTTTTATATAGTTTGGTTTACATATTTATTGATTTTTTTCTTTAAATACTCTTTTGTTTCAACTTTTGCGATAACGTTAATATACGTTATAGGTGCTATTTTTGTATTTCATTTAGGAATAATTTTTGCTCTATTGATTATTGGATTTTTAACTCCTTCTGTGGTGAAAATATTGCATAAAAAGCACTATTCTAAGCTTGAATTAACTCCTTTTGGAACTATTACAAATGCTATTACAAATGCCTTAAAAGCCATTTTTGTAATGCTTTTTTTGTATATACTTTTTATACCTTTGTATTTTATTCCTTTTATAAACATTTTGGCATTTTATCTTCCTTTATACTACTTTTTTCATAAGCTTTTAAATTTTGATGTAGCAAGTACAATATTAAGTAAAGAGCAATATAAAGAGATCTATAAAAAAAATCCAATACCTTTTAGATTTAGAACTTTAGCTTTATATTTTATATCAACAGTCCCATTTATTACACTATTTATTGCAGTTTTTTATGTGGTTTATCTTTGTCATGCATATTTTATAGAGCTTGAGAAAATTCAAAGAATAGATGAGGTTTTATAATTTTGAAAAATATAAAAAAAAGAGTTATAAAAGCAAATATTGAGATTCTTGATTATATAGAAAAATCTTTAAAAAAAGAGGATTTTAAATATACCAAACAGATTGGTTTTGGTGGAGATGAAACTTTAAAAATTGATAAAATATTTGAAGATATTTTTATAAAAAACCTAAAAGATTATGGAAATATATTTAGTGAAGAGTGTGGTTTTTTAGATTTTAAGAAAGAGTTAACTTTTATTATAGACCCACTTGATGGAAGTAATAATTTTTTCTCAAATATTCCATATTTTGGAACATCTGTTGCTTTAAAAAAAGATGGAAAGATTATTGCTGGATTTGTAGCAAATTTAGCAAATAAAACTTTGGTTTATAAAATCTTGAATAAAAAGATCAAATATATCTCTTTATTAAGAGGTAAAAAGATAATAAAAGTAGAAAATGGCTCTTCAAAGGTTGCAGTATTTGAAAGAGGATATAAATATCCAAATATTTGTAAAATTTTAAATGATAAAGAGATGAAATTTAGAGTTTTAGGAGCAACAGCATTATCTTTAGCAAATGCAAGAGATTTTACATTTGTACTTTTTAAAGGTAATTTAAGAGAGTTTGATATTGATGCTGGGCTCTTTATAAGCAATGATTTGTATATAAAAAAAGATGAAGATATGGTATTTGTTACGAAATATAAAGAGGTTTTTTCCTCTTTTAATGAAATTATTAAACAATTTTAGATATAACTCCAAATTAATAAAAATTTAGGAAAATTATATGGCTTTAATAATTATGGATGA
This window contains:
- the cmoA gene encoding carboxy-S-adenosyl-L-methionine synthase CmoA — protein: MIDKVFNKTISKQFEFDEEVASVFDDMLERSVPFYKQMQKLSISFANNFLKDNSYVYDLGCSTASTLIELSKNSSFKLNLVGIDNSNAMLDHASKKANAFGVNIKLLNDDIFNVELKNASVVFSNYTLQFIRPINREKLVKKIYDSLEVGGVFIFSEKLVSQDSFLNKQFIDEYYSFKKAQGYSEFEIAQKREALENVLIPYTEEENKKMIKDAGFKHCETLFRWVNFATFIAIK
- a CDS encoding type II secretion system protein GspD translates to MKWFLNIFFLFILTIQGFSNDYIDVNFTNLKLDEFVNIVSKVSNKNILVSEPLDINLNFVSNKKVKKDELLTILKTILEEHNYILEQKGDFLKIGKKLPPKKENSISKVYELKNIEVENIVKILESIIERNSYEEGLKPNISFIQETNSIVLTGQKDILEPFFELLKEIDKQKEQVYIQAKIIEVKNELVNKIGLSYGILKADSSSDGIMAISTSLNGGSKSLEDAATLLGIDVKKLNLKSGLALGASLNLLKQQGALDIVSEPSILAINNKESFIYVGEKISMQTSSSVTDGGTQRTNYEREDIGLTLKVKPRVSSNTKLTLEINTLLENLKVRSVGVSNPDTLKKEINTTAILSNGESVIIGGLIENKNEIVEEKVPVLGDVPIFGRLFRNESNLNKKNNLVIIVTPYIIQKNQDITYIRDKLTKLKELEERYLEESLSDLNVELKTKDKKELEDAQTLQEKRFKEFFQQQ
- a CDS encoding inositol monophosphatase family protein — translated: MKNIKKRVIKANIEILDYIEKSLKKEDFKYTKQIGFGGDETLKIDKIFEDIFIKNLKDYGNIFSEECGFLDFKKELTFIIDPLDGSNNFFSNIPYFGTSVALKKDGKIIAGFVANLANKTLVYKILNKKIKYISLLRGKKIIKVENGSSKVAVFERGYKYPNICKILNDKEMKFRVLGATALSLANARDFTFVLFKGNLREFDIDAGLFISNDLYIKKDEDMVFVTKYKEVFSSFNEIIKQF
- a CDS encoding bifunctional riboflavin kinase/FAD synthetase; this encodes MKKSSSTFVDKNSINSIAIGGFDGMHIAHQELFKNLCKNGAIISIETGYASLTPKSYRQEYTKYPIFYYDLNDIKSLEGFEFITMLKNDFKNLNKIVVGFDFCFGKNRAYKTDDLKKIFEGEVVVIPEIKLNDFPVHSRYIRDFLLNGDIEKANSFLGKEYKISGKHIVGQGLGKKEFVATINLNVNEFLLPQSGVYITTTIVDNIEYNSVSFLGHRSSTDGNFAVETHILNQNNLSVKDKNIEIKFLKQIRENRKFDSFIELKNEILKDIDIAQKYFY
- the tlyA gene encoding 23S rRNA (cytidine-2'-O)-methyltransferase TlyA, with protein sequence MRLDLYLTKNFDIQSRNKALELIKANKVNINGKVVSKASFLVDENMIIELLEEDFYVSRAAYKLKYFLQEQKIDLKDKTALDIGSSTGGFTQILLENGIKKVICVDVGSNQLHERVKHDKRINFFENCDIRDFKSDISFDIVTCDVSFISILNIIEEINSLDFKEIIILFKPQFEVGTLIKRDKKGVVKDKIAIEKAKDNFKSKAFSLGWKLKFNSVSKLIGKDGNEEEFFYFCR
- a CDS encoding YigZ family protein, encoding MKFVQKEFSAILDEKKSKFIAFLLPYSDFEKTMQKLRQEHPKAVHFVYAYRYLNEFSQIVENSSDDGEPRGTSGKPTLTVLSGANIINSAAIIVRYFGGIKLGTGGLVRAYSSSLNEAIKIAEFFEYKNLENHILECEYSFLGQLEYILNQNGIKIIDKEFQNSVEITIALTKDEFEILKSLLPREIKII
- a CDS encoding radical SAM/SPASM domain-containing protein — protein: MCNLECSFCPPKLFANKVMSLELFDRLNSEVKELTNELAYHVVGDPLVLGNLNEYLNISQKHNLKVNITTTANNISKRHYKALMNPIIKQINFSINSYNANSHKKSFDEYIEPILEFIKFSKENNHNYFINFRIWNLDDTKSAYDFNSKVFDKLNSFFNSSLDIDDIYKTKPKNLRVDRKIFINFDDYFAWPNINNEHISSCGFCYGLNSHFGILANGSVVPCCLDLDAKINLGNVEKNTLKEILDTPRAKAMIEGFRKNILVEELCQKCGYRTRFDKL
- a CDS encoding EI24 domain-containing protein — translated: MNEIEILKRSFEDFFTGSILKLAFIPLVVALIILYIMFFGVVGFGYESLQLLANSAQSGGEVLIDETAPFYIVWFTYLLIFFFKYSFVSTFAITLIYVIGAIFVFHLGIIFALLIIGFLTPSVVKILHKKHYSKLELTPFGTITNAITNALKAIFVMLFLYILFIPLYFIPFINILAFYLPLYYFFHKLLNFDVASTILSKEQYKEIYKKNPIPFRFRTLALYFISTVPFITLFIAVFYVVYLCHAYFIELEKIQRIDEVL
- the bcp gene encoding thioredoxin-dependent thiol peroxidase, encoding MLKIGDMAPSFCAFNQDETEICLRDIVGNWIVLYFYPKDMTPGCTTQACDFTANLYKFDNLKATIIGVSPDNSEKHRKFIEKYDLGITLLSDENKQMCQDYGVWQLKKFMGREFMGVIRTTFIINPKGEIAAIWDKVSVRKTKSVKGEKIEILHVEDVREKLEELQSKY